From a single Sphingosinicellaceae bacterium genomic region:
- a CDS encoding MgtC/SapB family protein has protein sequence MLRLTAATLIGCLIGLNRDLHGKPTGIRTLGLVGLSSALIVLVAYGRGDSGDASRAIQGVVTGIGFLGAGVIIKDPVNTHIRGLTTAASIYLTAGLGVACALGAWVPMAIAGVLAAVVLGAGGQLEKALRRRWAHPTDADPPP, from the coding sequence GTGCTGCGATTGACGGCCGCGACGCTGATCGGTTGCCTGATCGGCCTCAACCGCGACCTGCACGGCAAGCCGACCGGCATCCGGACGCTGGGGCTGGTCGGGCTGTCGTCCGCGTTGATCGTGCTGGTCGCCTACGGGCGCGGCGACAGCGGCGACGCCAGCCGCGCCATCCAGGGCGTGGTCACCGGCATCGGCTTCCTTGGTGCCGGGGTGATCATCAAGGATCCGGTCAACACCCATATCCGCGGGCTGACCACGGCCGCCTCGATCTACCTGACCGCGGGGCTTGGCGTGGCGTGCGCTCTGGGTGCGTGGGTGCCGATGGCGATCGCGGGCGTGCTCGCCGCCGTGGTGCTGGGGGCCGGCGGCCAACTGGAGAAGGCGTTGCGCCGCCGCTGGGCCCATCCTACCGACGCCGACCCGCCACCGTGA